The Terriglobus roseus sequence CGGATGACCGAACGCGCCGCAACGAAAGATCGCGGCGCACACAGCCTTCTGCTGCCAGAGACCCCGGCGCATCCCGCGCGCTTCTCCCGCATTGCACCGCTGCATCTACGTAACAATCCCATGCTTTTGCTGGCCGTCTGCTTCGCCGCGGGAATCCTGTGCCGCAACCGGTGGCAGCCGGCCTCGCAGATGATCCTGGTCTGCTGCGCCTTCCTGGCCATCGCATTCGTTGCGAGGACTCGCGTACCTCGGCTTGCATGGTTCACCACCGGCATACTCTGGGTTGCGCTTGGCTGGGCCAATGCAGTTCTTCAACCCAGTGTGCAGGACGCGTCTCTGTTGCGCTACGAGGACGAGCTGCAACGAACGATGGAGGCTCGCGTCGTGTCGGTTCGACATCTCCCGCCGCGTGCTGCAGGCTCCGAGGTCACCACGTCGGGGACAAAGAGCGATGAAGCGAATGACGCTGAGAGTCGCGATACCTCGCGGCAGGCGACCGAGGTGTTGGAAGTGCAGGTGCTCGCGATAGAGGACGTGACACCGGATGTGTCACGCATGGTAGCCCTGCGCGGTGGCGCCGTTCTCACACTGCTGCATCGCGAGGACCAGCGCAACGTCGATGTCCCCTGCGGTGCCACCATCCGAGCAACAGTGCGACTGCATGCGCCGCAACGCTACCTTGACCCGGGCGTCTGGTCCTACGCGGATGCGTTGCAGGCATGCGGTATCACAGCCGAAAGCTCAGTCAACACAGCGACAGTGCGCTTGCTGGAACAGAATCACATCCCGGCAAGCTGCCGTTTTGCAGCAGCGCAGCAGTGGTCCTCCACGCGTCTGTCACAGCTAAGTCGAAGCTCTGCGCTTGCCGGTCTGCCAAGCTTTGTGCGGCTCACGTCCAGTGACATGGCGATGCTGACGGCCATGCTCTTCGGCGACCGCACCTTGTTGCAGCGAAGCGTCCGCACCGCCTTTGAACGCACAGGCTCGTTTCATCTCTTCGTCGTGGCAGGCATGCATGTCGCTGTGCTGATGGCTGCACTGTTTGGAGCGCTGCAGCGAATGCGAGTACCGCGATGGGCATCAGCTCTGCTTGCGGTCACTACGACCTCCGCGTATGCCTTCCTCACCGGCTTCGGTCAGCCCGTGCAGCGAGCGCTGCTGATGTCGTCTGTCTACCTGCTCATTCGGCTTATAGGCCGCCAGCGCAGTGCGCTCAACGCGCTCGGGGCCGCCATCCTGGTCATGCTGGCTCTGCGTCCGGACGCGTTGGCGGAGGCAGGCTTTCAGATGACGGTGCTTGCCATCTTCGCGATCGCAGGCATCGCCATCCCGATCAGCGAACGTACCGTGGCGCCATTTGCACGCGCTCTGCGCGACATCGGCACGGTGCGCAACGATCCGTATCTGCAGCCTCGCCTGACGCAGATGCGCGTGGCGCTGCGCTGGTTCGGCCGCTCCATTGCCTCACGACGGCTCCCGCAAACACGGACGACGTGGCTGCAAGGGATGCCGGCGCTGCTCATGCGCGGCGCACTCATGCTGTGCGAACTTGTCCTGATCACGTTGGTTGCA is a genomic window containing:
- a CDS encoding ComEC/Rec2 family competence protein; this encodes MTERAATKDRGAHSLLLPETPAHPARFSRIAPLHLRNNPMLLLAVCFAAGILCRNRWQPASQMILVCCAFLAIAFVARTRVPRLAWFTTGILWVALGWANAVLQPSVQDASLLRYEDELQRTMEARVVSVRHLPPRAAGSEVTTSGTKSDEANDAESRDTSRQATEVLEVQVLAIEDVTPDVSRMVALRGGAVLTLLHREDQRNVDVPCGATIRATVRLHAPQRYLDPGVWSYADALQACGITAESSVNTATVRLLEQNHIPASCRFAAAQQWSSTRLSQLSRSSALAGLPSFVRLTSSDMAMLTAMLFGDRTLLQRSVRTAFERTGSFHLFVVAGMHVAVLMAALFGALQRMRVPRWASALLAVTTTSAYAFLTGFGQPVQRALLMSSVYLLIRLIGRQRSALNALGAAILVMLALRPDALAEAGFQMTVLAIFAIAGIAIPISERTVAPFARALRDIGTVRNDPYLQPRLTQMRVALRWFGRSIASRRLPQTRTTWLQGMPALLMRGALMLCELVLITLVAEIVMALPMAMYFHRVTPFAAPANLLALPLVGVLMACAVTTFLASLIHPVLAVPPAALTALSLHAVTFLIHRLSSFHAADLRTPSPELRFAWIAFFVWCAAIYLLHLAARSAGLTALALVPIGLLLVLYPHAPRLHPGSLEFTAIDVGQGDSLLLVSPDAKTMLIDAGGPTGTAAPSDENTFDVGEEVVSPYLWSRGLRRLDALVLTHAHSDHIGGTLAVLRNFQPHELWLSVDADSTQLRALLSAAAARKITVRHLHAGDRNGWGGTDIRVLSPAANGPSGKPSTNDDSLVLRIDYGKSSVLSEGDAERTSESAMVAAHLLPVTLLKVGHHGSTTSTSAEFLGALHPVAAVISCGLGNRFGHPRAPILERLQAAHVHTSRTDDMGAVQYLLSADGSIETRILASYR